The Alteriqipengyuania halimionae genome contains a region encoding:
- a CDS encoding SdpI family protein yields MKTKGLVIASLSLVAAMVVFAFVTAARLPADAVLPTHWNAAGEPDAFSPALRALLFPAGMVVLLTVLFAWTPRLEPLQDKLEGSAPVLRAVWIGILLLFALIELAIGLPAYGIAVPVNIIMIGVGVLLFALGNALPKSRPGFFVGIRTPWAIMDTDNWIATHRLGGKLMMLAGLAIILGALFLPPETQIFVTLGAVFVAAVVPFVYSWWLWNRSKGQQKGN; encoded by the coding sequence ATGAAGACCAAGGGCCTTGTGATTGCCTCGCTGTCTCTGGTGGCTGCAATGGTGGTGTTCGCCTTCGTCACCGCCGCCCGGCTGCCCGCCGATGCGGTGTTGCCTACGCACTGGAATGCCGCAGGCGAACCCGACGCGTTCAGTCCTGCGCTTCGTGCGCTGCTGTTCCCGGCGGGCATGGTGGTGCTGCTGACCGTGCTGTTCGCCTGGACCCCGCGGCTGGAGCCGCTGCAGGACAAGCTCGAAGGATCCGCCCCCGTGCTGCGCGCCGTGTGGATCGGCATTCTGCTGCTGTTCGCGCTGATCGAGCTGGCGATCGGGCTTCCGGCCTACGGAATCGCGGTCCCCGTCAACATCATCATGATCGGTGTCGGCGTGCTGCTGTTCGCGCTCGGCAACGCCTTGCCCAAGAGCCGGCCCGGTTTCTTCGTCGGCATTCGCACGCCTTGGGCGATCATGGATACCGACAACTGGATCGCGACCCATCGCCTGGGCGGGAAGCTGATGATGCTGGCGGGTCTCGCGATCATCCTCGGCGCGCTGTTCCTGCCCCCCGAAACGCAGATTTTCGTCACGCTCGGCGCGGTCTTCGTCGCGGCAGTGGTGCCGTTCGTTTACAGCTGGTGGCTCTGGAACCGGAGCAAAGGCCAGCAGAAAGGGAATTGA
- a CDS encoding metalloregulator ArsR/SmtB family transcription factor: protein MTSVFDALSHPIRREVLELLKSGGKSAGELADRFDVSKPTMSGHFAKLKAAGLILGDNRGGTIIYTLNMSTLEEALHGFMGRMGMAGGRDEQEEFER, encoded by the coding sequence ATGACGAGCGTGTTCGATGCCCTGTCGCATCCGATCCGTCGCGAAGTGCTCGAGCTGCTGAAGTCCGGCGGCAAGAGTGCGGGTGAGCTGGCCGATCGGTTCGATGTATCAAAGCCGACGATGTCGGGCCATTTTGCCAAGCTGAAGGCGGCTGGCCTGATCCTGGGCGACAATCGCGGCGGGACGATCATCTACACGCTCAACATGTCGACGCTGGAAGAAGCGCTGCATGGCTTCATGGGCCGAATGGGCATGGCCGGCGGACGCGACGAACAGGAGGAGTTCGAACGATGA
- a CDS encoding glycosyltransferase family 4 protein, whose product MAEPHPIAGTRIALFSGNYNYEKDGANQALNRLVGYLLRQGAEVKVFSPTTDTPAFEPEGELHSLPSKPIPTRTEYQFPLGLSEENKATLEAFDPQIVHLSSPDVSGHRALTWARKRGIPTVASVHTRFETYPAYYGAAWAEKPLLAIMRRYYNRCDIVLAPTEVIREEYRKLGLGERFGIWQRGVDKSIFNPGRRDLEWRREMGIADDAVAIGYLGRLVLEKGLGQFAEVIGELRERGVKHEVLVIGEGPARDWFAERVPDARFAGFQIGEGLARAVAGMDVLLNASSTEGFSNVTLESMACAHPVVAVDTIGSDHLVQDGVNGRLIERGNIAGFADALEAYCKGASLREAHGQAALARAHEFDWDGVNDAVAQTYLELLKERG is encoded by the coding sequence ATGGCCGAACCGCACCCCATTGCCGGAACGCGTATCGCGCTCTTTAGCGGCAACTACAATTACGAGAAGGACGGTGCCAATCAGGCGCTCAACCGCCTGGTCGGCTATCTGCTGCGCCAGGGCGCGGAGGTGAAGGTGTTCTCGCCCACCACCGATACGCCTGCGTTCGAGCCCGAGGGCGAGTTGCACTCGCTCCCCAGCAAGCCGATCCCGACGCGCACGGAATACCAGTTCCCGCTCGGCCTCTCGGAGGAAAACAAGGCAACGCTCGAAGCGTTCGATCCGCAGATCGTGCACCTTTCCTCGCCCGACGTTTCGGGACACCGGGCGCTGACCTGGGCACGCAAGCGCGGCATCCCCACGGTCGCTTCGGTCCACACGCGGTTCGAGACCTACCCCGCCTATTACGGTGCCGCCTGGGCTGAAAAGCCGCTGCTCGCTATCATGCGCCGCTATTACAATCGCTGCGACATCGTGCTCGCCCCGACCGAGGTGATCCGAGAGGAATACCGCAAGCTCGGCCTGGGTGAGCGCTTCGGCATCTGGCAGCGCGGCGTGGACAAGAGCATCTTCAATCCCGGTCGCCGCGACTTGGAATGGCGGCGCGAAATGGGCATCGCCGACGATGCGGTCGCGATCGGCTATCTCGGCCGGCTGGTGCTCGAAAAAGGGCTGGGCCAATTCGCCGAAGTGATCGGCGAACTGCGCGAGCGCGGCGTGAAACACGAAGTGCTCGTGATCGGCGAAGGTCCGGCGCGCGACTGGTTTGCCGAGCGGGTGCCCGATGCCCGCTTTGCCGGCTTCCAGATCGGCGAAGGCCTCGCCCGCGCGGTTGCGGGAATGGACGTGCTGCTCAATGCGTCGAGCACCGAAGGCTTCTCCAACGTCACGCTCGAATCGATGGCCTGCGCGCATCCGGTCGTCGCGGTCGATACGATCGGCAGCGATCATCTGGTGCAGGACGGCGTCAATGGCCGCTTGATCGAACGCGGCAACATCGCGGGTTTCGCCGATGCGCTGGAAGCCTATTGCAAGGGCGCGAGCCTGCGCGAGGCCCATGGCCAAGCCGCCCTCGCCCGTGCGCACGAATTCGATTGGGACGGCGTCAACGATGCCGTCGCACAGACCTATCTCGAGCTCCTGAAAGAGCGCGGCTGA
- a CDS encoding replication-associated recombination protein A has protein sequence MADLFSDDPLQAPAANAPREDAPLADRLRPRDLGEVIGQDHLTGAEGAIGRMVAAGKLSSMILWGPPGTGKTTIARLLADAVGMRFESVSAVFSGVADLKKAFAAADKAAQAGQRTLLFVDEIHRFNRAQQDGFLPFVERGTVTLVGATTENPSFALNAALLSRAQVLILQRLDHAALSELLDRAEGLEGPLPLTEDAHDALVASADGDGRFLLNQAETLYNAKIENPLDPAALGGFLQRRVAVYDKDREGHYNLISALHKAVRGSDPQAALYYLARMLTAGEEPRFLSRRLVRMAVEDIGLADPQALVQCMAAKDAYEFLGSPEGELALVQACLYLASAPKSNAAYKAMKSSFRSAKETGSLMPPQNILNAPTKLMKEIGYGKGYSYDHDADEGFSGDNYWPEEMEPQTYYTPVDRGFEREVNKRLDYWDKLRRERGAG, from the coding sequence ATGGCCGACCTGTTCTCCGACGACCCGCTCCAAGCCCCTGCTGCCAATGCCCCGCGCGAGGATGCGCCGCTGGCCGACCGTCTGCGCCCGCGCGACCTCGGCGAAGTGATCGGGCAGGATCATCTGACCGGCGCGGAAGGCGCGATCGGGCGAATGGTCGCGGCGGGCAAGCTCTCAAGCATGATCCTGTGGGGCCCGCCCGGCACCGGGAAGACCACGATCGCGCGGCTGCTCGCCGATGCCGTGGGCATGCGGTTCGAAAGCGTCAGCGCGGTGTTCTCGGGCGTGGCAGACCTCAAGAAGGCTTTCGCCGCCGCCGACAAGGCCGCCCAGGCCGGACAGCGCACACTGCTGTTCGTCGACGAGATCCATCGCTTCAATCGCGCCCAGCAGGACGGTTTCCTGCCCTTCGTCGAGCGCGGCACGGTGACGCTGGTGGGCGCGACCACCGAGAACCCCAGTTTCGCACTCAACGCCGCGCTGCTCAGCCGCGCGCAGGTGTTGATCCTCCAGCGGCTCGACCATGCCGCGCTGTCCGAATTGCTCGACCGCGCCGAAGGGCTCGAAGGGCCGCTGCCACTGACCGAGGACGCGCACGATGCGCTGGTCGCGAGCGCCGATGGCGACGGGCGCTTCCTGCTGAACCAGGCCGAAACGCTCTACAACGCCAAGATCGAAAATCCGCTCGATCCCGCCGCGCTCGGCGGTTTCCTGCAACGCCGCGTCGCGGTCTACGACAAGGACCGCGAGGGTCACTACAACCTCATCTCGGCGCTCCACAAAGCGGTGCGCGGCTCCGATCCGCAGGCGGCGCTGTATTATCTCGCGCGCATGCTGACCGCAGGCGAGGAACCGCGCTTCCTTTCGCGCAGGCTGGTGCGCATGGCGGTGGAGGATATCGGCCTCGCCGATCCGCAGGCGCTGGTGCAATGCATGGCAGCCAAGGATGCCTACGAGTTTCTCGGCAGCCCGGAAGGCGAGCTCGCGCTGGTGCAGGCCTGCCTCTATCTCGCCAGCGCGCCCAAATCGAACGCCGCCTACAAGGCGATGAAATCCTCCTTCCGCAGCGCCAAGGAGACCGGCAGCCTGATGCCGCCTCAGAACATCCTCAACGCGCCGACCAAGCTGATGAAAGAGATCGGCTACGGCAAAGGATACAGCTACGATCACGATGCCGATGAAGGCTTTTCGGGCGATAATTACTGGCCCGAGGAAATGGAGCCGCAGACCTATTACACGCCGGTCGATCGCGGGTTCGAGCGCGAGGTGAACAAGCGCCTCGATTACTGGGACAAGCTACGGCGCGAGCGCGGTGCGGGCTGA
- a CDS encoding tetratricopeptide repeat protein, which produces MIGLLLTSALLGTASPTLASEPDRWPFPGGSYEAYANGEFTLSQTLLEQAYRDCAASDPVADECLDLLFALTKASSSAGKRDDALRHARQAVRLVARSLPEDNPAYATAYGNLGTVLTERGHYAEGETALREALSVMQNMPSADGLGLAKAYHNLGVALYQQKRHSEAAATLRLAADLYADALPENEPLMADIWEALALSLIEQQAFQEAGELIARGLLLRAKTLGDDHPATALSYHNAGSMMIEMGAYAAAEPYLSKALEIRLKRLPKGHPDLAATLAMLATSITGQAKFDEAENILRAAWAIASSAHPPGHPARINAAIPLAMIMTEQSGNLEEIRTLYLEAERDILTRAAATANFDQPAEATLRQYRTAFVGHVETAWRLANR; this is translated from the coding sequence ATGATCGGATTGTTGCTGACATCCGCCTTGCTTGGCACTGCATCTCCGACATTGGCAAGCGAACCTGACCGCTGGCCGTTTCCGGGCGGCTCTTACGAAGCGTATGCAAATGGCGAGTTTACTCTGTCGCAAACCCTTTTGGAGCAAGCCTATCGCGATTGCGCCGCCAGCGACCCAGTCGCCGATGAATGCCTCGATCTGCTGTTCGCGCTCACGAAAGCCAGTAGTTCTGCCGGCAAGCGGGATGACGCACTGCGCCATGCGCGTCAGGCCGTGCGGCTTGTCGCGCGCAGCCTGCCGGAGGATAACCCGGCCTATGCCACTGCCTATGGGAATCTCGGCACCGTCCTGACCGAACGGGGGCACTATGCGGAAGGCGAGACGGCTCTTCGAGAAGCGTTGTCGGTAATGCAAAACATGCCGTCTGCGGACGGCCTCGGGCTTGCCAAGGCATATCACAATCTCGGCGTAGCCTTGTATCAACAAAAACGACACTCAGAAGCCGCCGCAACGCTGAGATTGGCCGCAGACTTGTACGCCGATGCGTTACCAGAAAATGAGCCGCTGATGGCCGACATCTGGGAGGCGCTGGCTCTGTCGCTCATAGAACAGCAGGCGTTTCAAGAGGCCGGTGAATTGATAGCGCGTGGGCTTTTGCTGCGCGCGAAAACACTCGGTGACGATCATCCCGCAACTGCCCTTAGCTATCACAATGCCGGGTCGATGATGATCGAAATGGGGGCCTATGCCGCTGCCGAACCTTACCTCAGCAAGGCACTCGAGATCCGCCTCAAGAGACTGCCCAAAGGCCACCCCGATCTCGCCGCTACGCTGGCGATGCTCGCCACCAGCATTACTGGACAAGCCAAGTTCGACGAAGCCGAGAATATTCTTCGGGCAGCTTGGGCGATTGCATCGAGTGCCCACCCACCTGGCCACCCGGCGCGTATCAATGCAGCAATCCCTCTGGCTATGATCATGACCGAACAATCTGGCAATTTGGAAGAAATCCGGACGCTTTACCTCGAAGCGGAGCGAGATATTTTGACCCGTGCAGCCGCGACCGCAAATTTCGATCAACCTGCGGAAGCCACGTTACGGCAGTACCGAACCGCCTTCGTCGGTCACGTCGAAACCGCCTGGCGTCTCGCCAACCGCTAG
- a CDS encoding glutaminase, with product MDLQQIVDDTWNALADERGSGTPAGYIPALAQVDPTKFGIAIATRDGSVFCAGDADEQFSIQSVSKVFALAMALDREGAALWEAVGREPSGNPFNSIVQLEREKGKPRNPFINSGAIVTTDRFIGDRGPDEAVADLLSRLHNMARDTRITIDEDVARSESETGARNRSLAYFMADFGRLLNPVEDVLSVYFRQCGIAMSCRQLAEASLFLAFDGTDPVTGLTMCSTERARRINALMLLCGHYDNSGEFAFDVGFPGKSGVGGGILASVPGRATLAVWSPGLNRAGTSLLGARALAQIADRTGWSVFSGTFEKS from the coding sequence ATGGACCTGCAACAGATCGTCGACGACACCTGGAATGCGCTCGCCGACGAGCGCGGATCGGGCACGCCTGCCGGCTATATTCCGGCGCTCGCGCAGGTCGATCCGACCAAGTTCGGCATTGCGATCGCGACTCGCGACGGCAGCGTCTTCTGCGCCGGCGACGCCGATGAGCAATTCTCGATCCAGAGCGTGTCGAAAGTGTTCGCGCTCGCCATGGCGCTCGACCGCGAAGGCGCGGCCTTGTGGGAAGCGGTGGGGCGCGAGCCGTCCGGCAACCCGTTCAATTCGATCGTCCAGCTCGAACGCGAGAAGGGCAAGCCGCGCAATCCGTTCATCAATTCCGGCGCGATCGTGACGACCGATCGCTTCATCGGCGATCGCGGCCCGGATGAAGCGGTCGCGGATCTGCTCTCCCGCCTGCACAACATGGCCCGCGACACGCGGATCACGATCGACGAGGACGTCGCCCGCTCCGAAAGCGAGACCGGCGCGCGCAATCGCAGTCTTGCCTATTTCATGGCCGATTTCGGACGCCTGCTGAACCCGGTCGAAGACGTGCTGTCGGTCTATTTCCGCCAGTGCGGGATCGCGATGAGCTGCCGCCAGCTGGCCGAAGCCTCGCTGTTTCTCGCTTTCGACGGGACCGACCCGGTGACGGGCCTCACCATGTGCAGCACCGAACGTGCGCGGCGGATCAATGCGCTGATGCTGCTGTGCGGCCACTACGACAATTCGGGCGAGTTCGCCTTTGATGTCGGCTTTCCCGGCAAGTCCGGCGTGGGCGGCGGGATCCTGGCGAGCGTGCCGGGCCGCGCGACGCTCGCAGTGTGGTCCCCGGGGCTCAACCGGGCGGGCACCAGCCTGCTCGGCGCGCGGGCGCTGGCGCAGATCGCCGACCGCACGGGATGGTCGGTTTTCAGCGGGACCTTCGAGAAAAGCTAG
- a CDS encoding exopolysaccharide biosynthesis protein encodes MKTPHSVGDILDALEELASDNDRVSIADTVEAFGARSWGPLIMVPALIELTPIGGIPGVPTFLATVIALVAVQMIFGQDHLWMPGFVEDRCVEADKLDKASDKLRPIGKRLDSWFHGRWRRFTENPWNKIAGVLILLLCATVPPLELLPFASSAPMLAIACFGLALMVRDGLLMLVASGLALASLGFGTYMLMTGAVGSG; translated from the coding sequence TTGAAAACACCGCATTCCGTTGGTGATATCCTCGACGCACTGGAAGAACTCGCGAGCGACAACGACCGGGTGTCGATCGCCGATACGGTCGAGGCGTTCGGCGCGCGCAGTTGGGGGCCGCTGATCATGGTTCCCGCGCTCATCGAACTGACCCCGATCGGCGGCATTCCGGGCGTCCCGACCTTCCTCGCGACCGTCATCGCGCTGGTCGCAGTGCAGATGATTTTCGGCCAGGACCATCTGTGGATGCCGGGTTTCGTCGAGGATCGCTGCGTCGAGGCCGACAAGCTGGACAAGGCCTCGGACAAGCTGCGTCCGATCGGCAAGCGGCTGGACAGCTGGTTTCACGGGCGCTGGCGGCGGTTCACGGAGAACCCATGGAACAAGATCGCCGGTGTGCTGATCCTGCTGCTCTGCGCCACCGTGCCGCCGCTCGAGCTGCTGCCATTCGCCAGCAGCGCGCCGATGCTGGCGATCGCCTGCTTCGGCCTAGCGCTGATGGTGCGCGACGGATTGCTGATGCTGGTCGCGAGCGGGCTCGCCCTCGCCTCTCTCGGCTTCGGCACCTACATGCTGATGACCGGGGCCGTCGGCAGCGGCTGA
- the queF gene encoding preQ(1) synthase, which yields MSDTPIHLGQTSALPESPEQAVLDYVENPRQGALYMVRFAAPEFTSLCPVTGQPDFAHLVIDYAPGAHIVESKSLKLFLGSFRNHCGFHEDVTVGIGQRLNAEMKPEWLRIGGYWYPRGGIPIDVFWQSGPPPEGLWVPDQGVASYRGRG from the coding sequence ATGAGCGACACACCTATCCATCTCGGCCAGACCAGCGCGCTGCCCGAATCGCCCGAGCAGGCGGTGCTCGATTATGTCGAAAATCCGCGCCAGGGCGCACTTTACATGGTGCGCTTCGCCGCGCCCGAATTCACCTCGCTGTGTCCGGTGACCGGCCAGCCCGATTTCGCGCATCTGGTGATCGATTACGCACCCGGCGCGCACATCGTCGAATCGAAGAGCCTCAAGCTGTTCCTCGGCAGTTTCCGCAACCATTGCGGGTTTCACGAGGACGTGACGGTCGGCATAGGCCAGCGCCTTAATGCCGAGATGAAACCGGAATGGCTCCGCATCGGCGGTTACTGGTATCCGCGCGGCGGCATCCCGATCGACGTGTTTTGGCAATCCGGCCCGCCGCCCGAGGGGCTGTGGGTGCCCGATCAGGGCGTCGCCTCCTATCGCGGTCGCGGCTGA
- the sseA gene encoding 3-mercaptopyruvate sulfurtransferase: MESLVSTEWLAGECDAADLRIVDASKHPFEPDRDPRAEYLDGHIPGALFLDLGELVDTSTDVPNTLPPAEKFASRMQALGIGDGSRIVVYDNGSQVKSAMRAWFMFHHFGAHNVAVLDGGLAKWQAEDRPLEQGANERRQRHFTSWESGKCVRSKADMLANIESGAEQVVDARPAERFEGATPEPREGMGAGHIPGAVNLPVGWLYREDGTLKDEDGLRAAFERAGVDMDRPLVTSCGSGMTASVVLFAAQLLGKDDVALYDGSWAEWGADPALPKQTGPAR, encoded by the coding sequence GTGGAAAGCCTCGTCTCTACCGAATGGCTCGCCGGCGAGTGCGACGCCGCCGACCTGCGCATCGTGGATGCCTCGAAACACCCGTTCGAACCGGATCGCGATCCGCGGGCCGAATATCTCGACGGGCATATTCCCGGCGCGCTGTTCCTCGACCTTGGCGAGCTCGTCGACACGTCGACCGACGTCCCGAACACGCTTCCCCCTGCGGAAAAATTCGCCAGCCGGATGCAGGCCTTGGGGATCGGCGATGGCAGCCGGATCGTGGTTTACGACAATGGCAGCCAGGTGAAGAGCGCGATGCGCGCCTGGTTCATGTTTCACCACTTCGGCGCACACAATGTCGCCGTGCTCGATGGCGGCTTAGCCAAATGGCAGGCCGAGGATCGCCCGCTGGAGCAGGGGGCGAACGAACGGCGCCAGCGACACTTCACCAGCTGGGAAAGCGGAAAGTGCGTGCGCTCGAAGGCGGATATGCTCGCCAATATCGAAAGCGGTGCCGAACAGGTCGTCGATGCCCGCCCGGCCGAGCGGTTCGAAGGCGCTACGCCCGAACCACGCGAGGGGATGGGGGCCGGGCATATCCCAGGCGCGGTCAATCTGCCGGTGGGGTGGCTTTACCGCGAAGACGGCACCTTGAAGGACGAGGACGGGCTGCGCGCCGCGTTCGAACGTGCCGGTGTCGATATGGATCGTCCGCTGGTGACGAGCTGCGGCAGCGGGATGACCGCATCGGTCGTGCTGTTCGCAGCCCAGCTGCTCGGCAAGGACGATGTCGCGCTCTATGACGGGAGCTGGGCCGAATGGGGTGCCGATCCCGCCCTTCCCAAACAGACAGGACCGGCACGCTGA
- the metC gene encoding cystathionine beta-lyase, whose amino-acid sequence MGCRSRPSQTDRTGTLTDDSNRTKHRTATRLVEGGRRSEWTGAVVNPPVWRGSTHLYESHADLLTGKPNADGHFHYGRRGGPTQWALAEALTEIEPGSAGTMLYPSGTAALFSTLAAVLKSGDRLALSDNAYEPTRQIAFGPLAQMGVETMTFDPLDLDRFEDLCRSGIAAVMLESPGSQTMEVCDVPALAKIAHAHDAVVLLDNTWASPLGFAALENGVDITIMSLTKHVGGHSDLLMGSAAAGQQYYRAIRLAAQVQGQHVSPDDAALAHRGLRTMQMRLAQSTANALALAQWLESRAEVAQVLCPMLPGSPGHELWKRDFTGGCGLFSVVLKDADKAARGRFLDALDLFGMGYSWGGFESLAIPFDPERIRDRIAWPPAGCDPEDRLGVRFSVGLEDTEDLIEDLEQAFAAMHA is encoded by the coding sequence ATGGGGTGCCGATCCCGCCCTTCCCAAACAGACAGGACCGGCACGCTGACCGACGATAGCAACCGCACGAAACACCGCACGGCCACTAGGCTGGTCGAAGGCGGCCGACGCTCCGAATGGACCGGCGCGGTGGTCAATCCGCCCGTCTGGCGCGGGTCGACCCACCTTTACGAGAGCCATGCCGATCTCCTTACCGGCAAGCCCAATGCAGACGGTCATTTCCATTACGGGCGCCGCGGCGGACCGACACAATGGGCGCTGGCCGAAGCGCTGACCGAGATCGAACCCGGTTCGGCAGGCACGATGCTTTATCCGTCGGGGACCGCGGCCCTCTTCTCGACCCTCGCGGCGGTCCTCAAAAGCGGCGATCGGCTGGCACTGAGCGACAATGCCTACGAGCCGACCCGCCAGATCGCGTTCGGGCCGCTGGCGCAGATGGGCGTCGAGACAATGACCTTCGATCCGCTCGACCTCGACAGGTTCGAAGATCTGTGCCGCAGCGGGATCGCGGCGGTCATGCTCGAAAGCCCTGGCAGCCAGACGATGGAAGTGTGCGATGTGCCCGCGCTCGCCAAGATCGCGCATGCGCATGACGCGGTAGTGCTGCTCGACAACACCTGGGCCTCCCCGCTCGGCTTCGCCGCGCTCGAGAATGGCGTCGACATCACGATCATGTCGCTGACCAAGCATGTCGGCGGCCACTCGGACCTGCTGATGGGCAGCGCGGCAGCGGGCCAGCAATACTACCGCGCGATCCGCCTCGCCGCGCAGGTCCAGGGCCAGCACGTTTCGCCCGACGATGCCGCCCTCGCCCATCGCGGCTTGCGCACCATGCAGATGCGGCTCGCACAAAGTACGGCCAACGCGCTTGCGCTGGCGCAATGGCTCGAAAGCCGTGCCGAAGTCGCGCAGGTGCTGTGCCCGATGCTTCCCGGCAGCCCGGGCCACGAATTGTGGAAACGCGACTTCACCGGCGGATGCGGCTTGTTCAGTGTGGTGCTGAAAGATGCCGACAAGGCAGCGCGCGGGCGTTTCCTCGATGCCCTCGATCTGTTCGGGATGGGGTACAGCTGGGGCGGGTTCGAAAGCCTTGCCATCCCCTTCGACCCCGAACGTATTCGTGACCGGATCGCATGGCCACCCGCCGGCTGCGATCCCGAAGATCGGCTGGGCGTGCGGTTTTCCGTGGGATTGGAAGACACCGAGGACTTGATCGAAGACCTCGAACAGGCTTTTGCTGCGATGCACGCATGA
- a CDS encoding mechanosensitive ion channel family protein, translating to MTTSASPPATPDATPAPFDDLFGRLDDAANATPAPEETATPALTVTDGLKEAASQSEAAGTVVDALDALAVTFGDHRISMLDILVVFGIIGGVVLFAWGFGKLVRRGIRRFSRFDATQQLLAEKLVSIAVWAMAFFIGIDMLGIDLTALAVFSGAFGLAIGFGLQKTFGNLIAGIILLMDRSIKPGDVIAVTDQAGKESFGQIRKIGIRAVSVTTRDQREYLIPNENLMINQVENWSYSSKNVRMQVPVGVSYGCDITVAEKLMLQAANACPRVLDIPPPTVWLDGYGNSSVDFVIQCWIKDPEDGVGNVRSEVLKKLWWLFQENDIEIPFPQRDLNLRRNEQFDQLIAAVAQRIDTGKKEP from the coding sequence ATGACCACGTCCGCTTCGCCTCCTGCCACGCCCGATGCGACCCCCGCCCCGTTCGACGATCTGTTCGGACGGCTCGACGACGCTGCCAATGCGACTCCGGCGCCCGAAGAGACCGCCACCCCGGCACTGACGGTGACCGACGGGTTAAAGGAAGCCGCGTCGCAGAGCGAAGCCGCAGGCACGGTGGTCGATGCACTCGATGCGCTCGCGGTCACGTTCGGCGATCACCGGATTTCGATGCTCGATATACTGGTGGTGTTCGGCATTATCGGCGGCGTCGTGCTGTTTGCGTGGGGCTTCGGCAAGCTCGTGCGGCGCGGCATCCGGCGCTTCTCGCGTTTCGACGCGACCCAGCAATTGCTCGCCGAAAAGCTCGTCTCGATCGCCGTCTGGGCGATGGCGTTCTTCATCGGGATCGACATGCTCGGGATCGATCTCACCGCGCTCGCCGTGTTTTCGGGCGCCTTCGGCCTGGCCATCGGTTTCGGCCTGCAGAAGACCTTCGGTAACCTGATCGCCGGGATCATCCTGCTGATGGACCGCTCGATCAAACCGGGCGACGTGATCGCGGTGACCGACCAGGCGGGCAAGGAAAGCTTCGGCCAGATCCGCAAGATCGGCATCCGCGCGGTTTCGGTGACCACCCGCGACCAGCGCGAATATCTTATTCCGAACGAAAACCTGATGATCAACCAGGTCGAAAACTGGTCCTATTCCTCAAAGAACGTGCGCATGCAGGTGCCGGTGGGAGTGTCCTACGGCTGCGATATCACGGTGGCGGAAAAGCTGATGCTGCAGGCCGCGAATGCCTGCCCGCGCGTGCTCGACATTCCCCCGCCCACGGTGTGGCTCGACGGGTACGGCAACAGCAGCGTCGATTTCGTGATCCAGTGCTGGATCAAGGACCCGGAAGACGGCGTCGGCAATGTCCGCTCCGAAGTGCTCAAGAAGCTGTGGTGGCTGTTCCAGGAAAACGACATCGAGATCCCGTTCCCGCAACGCGACCTCAATCTGCGCCGCAACGAACAGTTCGACCAGCTCATCGCCGCTGTCGCGCAGCGGATCGATACGGGCAAGAAAGAGCCCTAG